From a single Eubalaena glacialis isolate mEubGla1 chromosome 15, mEubGla1.1.hap2.+ XY, whole genome shotgun sequence genomic region:
- the RMC1 gene encoding regulator of MON1-CCZ1 complex isoform X1, which yields MGEEDYYLELCERPVHFEKANPVNCVFFDEANKQVFAVRSGGATGVVVKGPDDRNPISFRMEDKGEVKCIKFSLENKILAVQRTSKTVDFSNFTPDSPQLEYTQECKTKNANILGFCWTSSTEIVFITDQGIEFYQVLPEKRNLKLLKSQNINVNWYMYCPESAVILLSTTVLGNVLQPFYFRAGTMSKLPKFEIELPAAPKSTKLSLSERDIAMATIYGQLYVLFLRHHSRTSNSTGAEVVLYHLPREGACKKMHILKLNRTGKFALNVVDNLVVVHHQDTETSVIFDIKLRGDFDGTVTLHHPVLPARSIQPYQIPVAGPAPVTSQSPIPCKLYSSSWIVFQPDIIISASQGYLWNLQVKLQPIVNLLPDKGRLMDFLLQRRECKTVVLSVCSQMLTESDRATLPVIATVFDKLNQEYKKYLDAEQSYTLALEVGQSRSGPLLRRPVRTQAVVDQSDMYTHVLSAFTEKKEMPQKFVIAVLMEYIRSLNQFQIMVQHYLHELVIKTLVQHNLFYTLHQFLQYHVLSDSKPLACLLLSLESFYPPAHQLSLDMLKRLSTANDEIVEVLLSKHQVLAALRFIRGIGGHDNISARKFLDAAKQTEDHMLFYTIFRFFEQRNQRLRGNPSFTPGEHCEEHVAFFKQVFGDQALMRPTTF from the exons ATGGGCGAGGAGGATTACTACCTGGAGCTGTGCGAGCGGCCGGTGCACTTTGAGAAGGCGAACCCGGTCAACTGCGTCTTCTTCGATGAGGCCAACAAGCAG GTTTTTGCTGTTCGATCCGGTGGAGCTACTGGAGTGGTAGTTAAAGGCCCAGATGACAGGAATCCCATCTCATTTAG aatgGAGGACAAAGGAGAAGTGAAGTGCATTAAGTTTTCCTTAGAAAATAAGATATTGGCTGTTCAGAGGACCTCAAAGACCGTG gatttttctaattttacccCGGATAGTCCTCAGCTGGAGTACACTCAGGAGTGCAAG ACCAAGAATGCCAACATACTAGGATTCTGCTGGACCAGTTCTACTGAAATTGTCTTCATCACAGATCAAGGAATCGAATTTTACCAG GTATTACCAGAGAAACGGAATCTGAAACTCCTGAAGAGCCAGAACATCAATGTGAACTGGTACATGTACTGTCCCGAGAGTGCTGTGATTCTGCTGTCCACCACGGTGCTTGGAAATGTGCTGCAGCCCTTCTATTTCCGG GCTGGCACTATGTCAAAGCTGCCCAAGTTTGAGATCGAATTACCAGCTGCACCTAAGTCAACTAAACTGAGCCTCTCAGAGAGAGACATTGCCATGGCGACGAT ATATGGACAGCTATATGTTCTCTTCCTGAGGCATCATTCTCGGACCTCCAATAGTACTGGAGCGGAGGTAGTCCTATATCACCTACCACG AGAAGGCGCCTGTAAAAAGATGCACATATTGAAGTTAAACCGGACAGGGAAGTTCGCCCTGAACGTGGTGGACAACCTGGTGGTGGTTCATCATCAGGACACGGAG ACATCAGTGATATTTGATATCAAGCTGAGGGGGGACTTCGATGGCACCGTTACCCTCCATCACCCTGTGCTTCCAGCTCGATCCATTCAGCCCTATCAGATCCCTGTGGCAG GCCCTGCTCCCGTGACCAGCCAGTCCCCCATCCCGTGTAAACTCT ATTCTTCATCCTGGATTGTCTTTCAACCTGACATCATCATCAGTGCGAGCCAAG GTTACCTCTGGAACCTCCAAGTGAAACTTCAGCCCATAGTAAACCTCTTGCCAGATAAAGGAAGGCTCATGGACTTCCTCCTCCAGAGAAGGGAATGCAAGACCGTCGTCCTGTCGGTGTGCTCGCAGA TGTTGACAGAGTCAGACAGAGCAACGCTGCCTGTGATAGCCACTGTTTTTGATAAACTCAACCAGGAGTATAAGAAGTACCTGGATGCCGAGCAGAGTTACACGCTG GCACTGGAAGTGGGGCAGAGCCGGAGCGGCCCGCTCCTCAGGAGGCCGGTGCGCACCCAGGCCGTGGTCGACCAGTCTGACATGTACACCCATGTCCTGTCGGCGTTTACGGAGAAGAAG GAGATGCCTCAGAAATTCGTGATAGCCGTGCTCATGGAATATATCCGCTCTCTGAACCAGTTTCAGATCATGGTACAG cATTATTTGCACGAGCTTGTCATCAAGACGCTCGTCCAGCACAACCTCTTCTACACGCTGCACCAGTTCCTGCAGTACCATGTCCTCAGCGACTCGAAGCCTTTG GCTTGTCTGCTGCTCTCCCTGGAAAGTTTTTATCCTCCTGCTCATCAGCTGTCTCTGGATATGTTGAAG CGACTTTCCACAGCAAATGATGAAATAGTAGAAGTTCTCCTTTCCAAACACCAAGTGTTAGCTGCCTTAAGGTTTATCCGGGGCATTGGTGGCCATGACAACATCTCTGCACGAAAATTTTTAGATGCTGCAAAGCAGACTGAAGACCACATGCTTTTCTACACTATATTCCGGTTTTTTGAACAGCGAAACCAGCGTTTGCGAGGGAACCCTAGTTTCACACCAG
- the RMC1 gene encoding regulator of MON1-CCZ1 complex isoform X3, whose product MGEEDYYLELCERPVHFEKANPVNCVFFDEANKQVFAVRSGGATGVVVKGPDDRNPISFRMEDKGEVKCIKFSLENKILAVQRTSKTVDFSNFTPDSPQLEYTQECKTKNANILGFCWTSSTEIVFITDQGIEFYQVLPEKRNLKLLKSQNINVNWYMYCPESAVILLSTTVLGNVLQPFYFRAGTMSKLPKFEIELPAAPKSTKLSLSERDIAMATIEGACKKMHILKLNRTGKFALNVVDNLVVVHHQDTETSVIFDIKLRGDFDGTVTLHHPVLPARSIQPYQIPVAGPAPVTSQSPIPCKLYSSSWIVFQPDIIISASQGYLWNLQVKLQPIVNLLPDKGRLMDFLLQRRECKTVVLSVCSQMLTESDRATLPVIATVFDKLNQEYKKYLDAEQSYTLALEVGQSRSGPLLRRPVRTQAVVDQSDMYTHVLSAFTEKKEMPQKFVIAVLMEYIRSLNQFQIMVQHYLHELVIKTLVQHNLFYTLHQFLQYHVLSDSKPLACLLLSLESFYPPAHQLSLDMLKRLSTANDEIVEVLLSKHQVLAALRFIRGIGGHDNISARKFLDAAKQTEDHMLFYTIFRFFEQRNQRLRGNPSFTPGEHCEEHVAFFKQVFGDQALMRPTTF is encoded by the exons ATGGGCGAGGAGGATTACTACCTGGAGCTGTGCGAGCGGCCGGTGCACTTTGAGAAGGCGAACCCGGTCAACTGCGTCTTCTTCGATGAGGCCAACAAGCAG GTTTTTGCTGTTCGATCCGGTGGAGCTACTGGAGTGGTAGTTAAAGGCCCAGATGACAGGAATCCCATCTCATTTAG aatgGAGGACAAAGGAGAAGTGAAGTGCATTAAGTTTTCCTTAGAAAATAAGATATTGGCTGTTCAGAGGACCTCAAAGACCGTG gatttttctaattttacccCGGATAGTCCTCAGCTGGAGTACACTCAGGAGTGCAAG ACCAAGAATGCCAACATACTAGGATTCTGCTGGACCAGTTCTACTGAAATTGTCTTCATCACAGATCAAGGAATCGAATTTTACCAG GTATTACCAGAGAAACGGAATCTGAAACTCCTGAAGAGCCAGAACATCAATGTGAACTGGTACATGTACTGTCCCGAGAGTGCTGTGATTCTGCTGTCCACCACGGTGCTTGGAAATGTGCTGCAGCCCTTCTATTTCCGG GCTGGCACTATGTCAAAGCTGCCCAAGTTTGAGATCGAATTACCAGCTGCACCTAAGTCAACTAAACTGAGCCTCTCAGAGAGAGACATTGCCATGGCGACGAT AGAAGGCGCCTGTAAAAAGATGCACATATTGAAGTTAAACCGGACAGGGAAGTTCGCCCTGAACGTGGTGGACAACCTGGTGGTGGTTCATCATCAGGACACGGAG ACATCAGTGATATTTGATATCAAGCTGAGGGGGGACTTCGATGGCACCGTTACCCTCCATCACCCTGTGCTTCCAGCTCGATCCATTCAGCCCTATCAGATCCCTGTGGCAG GCCCTGCTCCCGTGACCAGCCAGTCCCCCATCCCGTGTAAACTCT ATTCTTCATCCTGGATTGTCTTTCAACCTGACATCATCATCAGTGCGAGCCAAG GTTACCTCTGGAACCTCCAAGTGAAACTTCAGCCCATAGTAAACCTCTTGCCAGATAAAGGAAGGCTCATGGACTTCCTCCTCCAGAGAAGGGAATGCAAGACCGTCGTCCTGTCGGTGTGCTCGCAGA TGTTGACAGAGTCAGACAGAGCAACGCTGCCTGTGATAGCCACTGTTTTTGATAAACTCAACCAGGAGTATAAGAAGTACCTGGATGCCGAGCAGAGTTACACGCTG GCACTGGAAGTGGGGCAGAGCCGGAGCGGCCCGCTCCTCAGGAGGCCGGTGCGCACCCAGGCCGTGGTCGACCAGTCTGACATGTACACCCATGTCCTGTCGGCGTTTACGGAGAAGAAG GAGATGCCTCAGAAATTCGTGATAGCCGTGCTCATGGAATATATCCGCTCTCTGAACCAGTTTCAGATCATGGTACAG cATTATTTGCACGAGCTTGTCATCAAGACGCTCGTCCAGCACAACCTCTTCTACACGCTGCACCAGTTCCTGCAGTACCATGTCCTCAGCGACTCGAAGCCTTTG GCTTGTCTGCTGCTCTCCCTGGAAAGTTTTTATCCTCCTGCTCATCAGCTGTCTCTGGATATGTTGAAG CGACTTTCCACAGCAAATGATGAAATAGTAGAAGTTCTCCTTTCCAAACACCAAGTGTTAGCTGCCTTAAGGTTTATCCGGGGCATTGGTGGCCATGACAACATCTCTGCACGAAAATTTTTAGATGCTGCAAAGCAGACTGAAGACCACATGCTTTTCTACACTATATTCCGGTTTTTTGAACAGCGAAACCAGCGTTTGCGAGGGAACCCTAGTTTCACACCAG
- the RMC1 gene encoding regulator of MON1-CCZ1 complex isoform X2: MGEEDYYLELCERPVHFEKANPVNCVFFDEANKQVFAVRSGGATGVVVKGPDDRNPISFRMEDKGEVKCIKFSLENKILAVQRTSKTVDFSNFTPDSPQLEYTQECKTKNANILGFCWTSSTEIVFITDQGIEFYQVLPEKRNLKLLKSQNINVNWYMYCPESAVILLSTTVLGNVLQPFYFRAGTMSKLPKFEIELPAAPKSTKLSLSERDIAMATIYGQLYVLFLRHHSRTSNSTGAEVVLYHLPREGACKKMHILKLNRTGKFALNVVDNLVVVHHQDTETSVIFDIKLRGDFDGTVTLHHPVLPARSIQPYQIPVAGPAPVTSQSPIPCKLYSSSWIVFQPDIIISASQGYLWNLQVKLQPIVNLLPDKGRLMDFLLQRRECKTVVLSVCSQMLTESDRATLPVIATVFDKLNQEYKKYLDAEQSYTLALEVGQSRSGPLLRRPVRTQAVVDQSDMYTHVLSAFTEKKEMPQKFVIAVLMEYIRSLNQFQIMHYLHELVIKTLVQHNLFYTLHQFLQYHVLSDSKPLACLLLSLESFYPPAHQLSLDMLKRLSTANDEIVEVLLSKHQVLAALRFIRGIGGHDNISARKFLDAAKQTEDHMLFYTIFRFFEQRNQRLRGNPSFTPGEHCEEHVAFFKQVFGDQALMRPTTF, encoded by the exons ATGGGCGAGGAGGATTACTACCTGGAGCTGTGCGAGCGGCCGGTGCACTTTGAGAAGGCGAACCCGGTCAACTGCGTCTTCTTCGATGAGGCCAACAAGCAG GTTTTTGCTGTTCGATCCGGTGGAGCTACTGGAGTGGTAGTTAAAGGCCCAGATGACAGGAATCCCATCTCATTTAG aatgGAGGACAAAGGAGAAGTGAAGTGCATTAAGTTTTCCTTAGAAAATAAGATATTGGCTGTTCAGAGGACCTCAAAGACCGTG gatttttctaattttacccCGGATAGTCCTCAGCTGGAGTACACTCAGGAGTGCAAG ACCAAGAATGCCAACATACTAGGATTCTGCTGGACCAGTTCTACTGAAATTGTCTTCATCACAGATCAAGGAATCGAATTTTACCAG GTATTACCAGAGAAACGGAATCTGAAACTCCTGAAGAGCCAGAACATCAATGTGAACTGGTACATGTACTGTCCCGAGAGTGCTGTGATTCTGCTGTCCACCACGGTGCTTGGAAATGTGCTGCAGCCCTTCTATTTCCGG GCTGGCACTATGTCAAAGCTGCCCAAGTTTGAGATCGAATTACCAGCTGCACCTAAGTCAACTAAACTGAGCCTCTCAGAGAGAGACATTGCCATGGCGACGAT ATATGGACAGCTATATGTTCTCTTCCTGAGGCATCATTCTCGGACCTCCAATAGTACTGGAGCGGAGGTAGTCCTATATCACCTACCACG AGAAGGCGCCTGTAAAAAGATGCACATATTGAAGTTAAACCGGACAGGGAAGTTCGCCCTGAACGTGGTGGACAACCTGGTGGTGGTTCATCATCAGGACACGGAG ACATCAGTGATATTTGATATCAAGCTGAGGGGGGACTTCGATGGCACCGTTACCCTCCATCACCCTGTGCTTCCAGCTCGATCCATTCAGCCCTATCAGATCCCTGTGGCAG GCCCTGCTCCCGTGACCAGCCAGTCCCCCATCCCGTGTAAACTCT ATTCTTCATCCTGGATTGTCTTTCAACCTGACATCATCATCAGTGCGAGCCAAG GTTACCTCTGGAACCTCCAAGTGAAACTTCAGCCCATAGTAAACCTCTTGCCAGATAAAGGAAGGCTCATGGACTTCCTCCTCCAGAGAAGGGAATGCAAGACCGTCGTCCTGTCGGTGTGCTCGCAGA TGTTGACAGAGTCAGACAGAGCAACGCTGCCTGTGATAGCCACTGTTTTTGATAAACTCAACCAGGAGTATAAGAAGTACCTGGATGCCGAGCAGAGTTACACGCTG GCACTGGAAGTGGGGCAGAGCCGGAGCGGCCCGCTCCTCAGGAGGCCGGTGCGCACCCAGGCCGTGGTCGACCAGTCTGACATGTACACCCATGTCCTGTCGGCGTTTACGGAGAAGAAG GAGATGCCTCAGAAATTCGTGATAGCCGTGCTCATGGAATATATCCGCTCTCTGAACCAGTTTCAGATCATG cATTATTTGCACGAGCTTGTCATCAAGACGCTCGTCCAGCACAACCTCTTCTACACGCTGCACCAGTTCCTGCAGTACCATGTCCTCAGCGACTCGAAGCCTTTG GCTTGTCTGCTGCTCTCCCTGGAAAGTTTTTATCCTCCTGCTCATCAGCTGTCTCTGGATATGTTGAAG CGACTTTCCACAGCAAATGATGAAATAGTAGAAGTTCTCCTTTCCAAACACCAAGTGTTAGCTGCCTTAAGGTTTATCCGGGGCATTGGTGGCCATGACAACATCTCTGCACGAAAATTTTTAGATGCTGCAAAGCAGACTGAAGACCACATGCTTTTCTACACTATATTCCGGTTTTTTGAACAGCGAAACCAGCGTTTGCGAGGGAACCCTAGTTTCACACCAG
- the RMC1 gene encoding regulator of MON1-CCZ1 complex isoform X4: protein MRPTSRMEDKGEVKCIKFSLENKILAVQRTSKTVDFSNFTPDSPQLEYTQECKTKNANILGFCWTSSTEIVFITDQGIEFYQVLPEKRNLKLLKSQNINVNWYMYCPESAVILLSTTVLGNVLQPFYFRAGTMSKLPKFEIELPAAPKSTKLSLSERDIAMATIYGQLYVLFLRHHSRTSNSTGAEVVLYHLPREGACKKMHILKLNRTGKFALNVVDNLVVVHHQDTETSVIFDIKLRGDFDGTVTLHHPVLPARSIQPYQIPVAGPAPVTSQSPIPCKLYSSSWIVFQPDIIISASQGYLWNLQVKLQPIVNLLPDKGRLMDFLLQRRECKTVVLSVCSQMLTESDRATLPVIATVFDKLNQEYKKYLDAEQSYTLALEVGQSRSGPLLRRPVRTQAVVDQSDMYTHVLSAFTEKKEMPQKFVIAVLMEYIRSLNQFQIMVQHYLHELVIKTLVQHNLFYTLHQFLQYHVLSDSKPLACLLLSLESFYPPAHQLSLDMLKRLSTANDEIVEVLLSKHQVLAALRFIRGIGGHDNISARKFLDAAKQTEDHMLFYTIFRFFEQRNQRLRGNPSFTPGEHCEEHVAFFKQVFGDQALMRPTTF, encoded by the exons ATGAGGCCAACAAGCAG aatgGAGGACAAAGGAGAAGTGAAGTGCATTAAGTTTTCCTTAGAAAATAAGATATTGGCTGTTCAGAGGACCTCAAAGACCGTG gatttttctaattttacccCGGATAGTCCTCAGCTGGAGTACACTCAGGAGTGCAAG ACCAAGAATGCCAACATACTAGGATTCTGCTGGACCAGTTCTACTGAAATTGTCTTCATCACAGATCAAGGAATCGAATTTTACCAG GTATTACCAGAGAAACGGAATCTGAAACTCCTGAAGAGCCAGAACATCAATGTGAACTGGTACATGTACTGTCCCGAGAGTGCTGTGATTCTGCTGTCCACCACGGTGCTTGGAAATGTGCTGCAGCCCTTCTATTTCCGG GCTGGCACTATGTCAAAGCTGCCCAAGTTTGAGATCGAATTACCAGCTGCACCTAAGTCAACTAAACTGAGCCTCTCAGAGAGAGACATTGCCATGGCGACGAT ATATGGACAGCTATATGTTCTCTTCCTGAGGCATCATTCTCGGACCTCCAATAGTACTGGAGCGGAGGTAGTCCTATATCACCTACCACG AGAAGGCGCCTGTAAAAAGATGCACATATTGAAGTTAAACCGGACAGGGAAGTTCGCCCTGAACGTGGTGGACAACCTGGTGGTGGTTCATCATCAGGACACGGAG ACATCAGTGATATTTGATATCAAGCTGAGGGGGGACTTCGATGGCACCGTTACCCTCCATCACCCTGTGCTTCCAGCTCGATCCATTCAGCCCTATCAGATCCCTGTGGCAG GCCCTGCTCCCGTGACCAGCCAGTCCCCCATCCCGTGTAAACTCT ATTCTTCATCCTGGATTGTCTTTCAACCTGACATCATCATCAGTGCGAGCCAAG GTTACCTCTGGAACCTCCAAGTGAAACTTCAGCCCATAGTAAACCTCTTGCCAGATAAAGGAAGGCTCATGGACTTCCTCCTCCAGAGAAGGGAATGCAAGACCGTCGTCCTGTCGGTGTGCTCGCAGA TGTTGACAGAGTCAGACAGAGCAACGCTGCCTGTGATAGCCACTGTTTTTGATAAACTCAACCAGGAGTATAAGAAGTACCTGGATGCCGAGCAGAGTTACACGCTG GCACTGGAAGTGGGGCAGAGCCGGAGCGGCCCGCTCCTCAGGAGGCCGGTGCGCACCCAGGCCGTGGTCGACCAGTCTGACATGTACACCCATGTCCTGTCGGCGTTTACGGAGAAGAAG GAGATGCCTCAGAAATTCGTGATAGCCGTGCTCATGGAATATATCCGCTCTCTGAACCAGTTTCAGATCATGGTACAG cATTATTTGCACGAGCTTGTCATCAAGACGCTCGTCCAGCACAACCTCTTCTACACGCTGCACCAGTTCCTGCAGTACCATGTCCTCAGCGACTCGAAGCCTTTG GCTTGTCTGCTGCTCTCCCTGGAAAGTTTTTATCCTCCTGCTCATCAGCTGTCTCTGGATATGTTGAAG CGACTTTCCACAGCAAATGATGAAATAGTAGAAGTTCTCCTTTCCAAACACCAAGTGTTAGCTGCCTTAAGGTTTATCCGGGGCATTGGTGGCCATGACAACATCTCTGCACGAAAATTTTTAGATGCTGCAAAGCAGACTGAAGACCACATGCTTTTCTACACTATATTCCGGTTTTTTGAACAGCGAAACCAGCGTTTGCGAGGGAACCCTAGTTTCACACCAG